The following coding sequences are from one Formosa haliotis window:
- a CDS encoding UDP-3-O-(3-hydroxymyristoyl)glucosamine N-acyltransferase → MKFPNPYTLKQIANLIDCKFVGQDDFPVLGMNEIHVVESGDIVFVDHPKYYDKALQSAATIVLINKEVDCPEGKALLISDDPFRDFNKLTQHFKPFQSASKSISDSVTVGDNTIIQPNCFIGHNVTIGANCIIHSNVSIYDDAVIGDNVVIHAGSVLGASAFYYKNRPEGFDQLKSGGRVVIEDNVHIGALCTIDKGVTADTIIGAGSKLDNQIQVGHDTVIGKKCLIASQVGIAGCVVIGDEVTIWGQAGTASGITIGAKAIILGQTGVTKSVAGGKTYFGTPIDESRNKLKEFAMLRQLPKLIEKLKEL, encoded by the coding sequence GTGAAATTTCCAAACCCTTATACTTTAAAACAAATAGCCAATCTTATTGATTGCAAATTTGTGGGACAAGACGATTTTCCTGTTTTAGGCATGAATGAAATACATGTGGTAGAATCGGGAGATATTGTTTTTGTAGACCATCCAAAATATTACGACAAAGCTTTACAGTCTGCGGCAACTATTGTTTTAATTAATAAAGAAGTTGACTGTCCAGAAGGTAAAGCCTTGTTAATTTCCGACGATCCATTTCGAGATTTTAATAAGCTTACGCAGCATTTTAAGCCATTTCAAAGTGCATCCAAAAGTATTTCAGATTCAGTAACAGTTGGAGATAATACTATAATTCAGCCAAACTGTTTTATTGGACATAATGTAACCATTGGTGCCAATTGCATTATTCATTCTAATGTAAGTATTTACGATGATGCTGTCATTGGAGATAATGTAGTTATACATGCAGGAAGTGTTTTAGGCGCATCGGCTTTTTATTATAAAAATAGACCAGAAGGATTCGATCAGTTAAAATCTGGTGGTCGTGTTGTAATCGAAGATAATGTTCATATAGGTGCCTTATGTACCATAGATAAAGGTGTTACTGCCGATACTATAATTGGAGCAGGTTCTAAATTAGATAACCAAATTCAAGTTGGACACGATACAGTAATAGGTAAAAAATGTTTAATAGCTTCTCAAGTAGGTATTGCTGGTTGTGTAGTTATAGGAGACGAAGTTACCATTTGGGGACAAGCTGGAACAGCTAGTGGAATCACTATAGGAGCAAAAGCAATTATTTTAGGACAGACTGGGGTAACAAAATCTGTAGCCGGTGGAAAGACTTATTTTGGAACACCTATAGACGAATCTAGGAACAAACTTAAAGAGTTTGCAATGCTTAGGCAGCTTCCTAAATTAATCGAGAAATTAAAGGAACTTTAA
- a CDS encoding alpha/beta hydrolase family protein, producing the protein MLPITNISRDGFTNNPNTNDSIMMRANSPVYHVDKIKSALFIAQGANDPRVAQAESDQMVEALRKNGITVEYMLKEDEGHGFRNEENRFDFYKAMITFLDDHLKHKIKL; encoded by the coding sequence ATGCTGCCTATTACTAATATATCTAGAGATGGCTTCACTAATAACCCTAATACTAATGATAGCATAATGATGCGTGCCAACAGTCCGGTGTATCATGTAGACAAAATAAAATCTGCTCTATTTATCGCACAAGGTGCAAACGACCCACGTGTTGCTCAGGCGGAATCCGATCAAATGGTAGAAGCACTTAGAAAAAACGGAATAACTGTTGAATATATGCTTAAGGAAGATGAAGGTCATGGTTTTAGAAATGAAGAAAATCGTTTCGACTTTTACAAAGCCATGATAACATTTTTAGACGACCATTTAAAACACAAAATAAAATTATAA
- a CDS encoding bifunctional UDP-3-O-[3-hydroxymyristoyl] N-acetylglucosamine deacetylase/3-hydroxyacyl-ACP dehydratase produces the protein MAIVSTEIKQKTIKNDVSLNGVGLHTGNNVSLTFKSAPDNFGFAFKRLDLEGTPIIEADANYVTNTERGTCLEKNGVIIQTCEHVLAALVGLDLDNVLIELSAAEPPIMDGSSKFFVEALEKAGIVEQDECREEYVVTDVISYMNEETGSEILLMPAKEYQVTTMVDFGTKVLGTQNATLNQISDFKTTIADSRTFSFLHEIETLLEHGLIKGGDLNNAIVYVDKELSPETMEKLKVAFKKDKIAVKPNGILDNLTLHHPNEAARHKLLDVIGDLALIGTRIRGKIIANKPGHFVNTQFAKKMSKIIKNERRTNVPNVDLNQEPLMDVNQIMNMLPHRQPFLLIDKIFELSATGVIGMKNVTMNEPFFAGHFPGAPVMPGVLIVEAMAQTGGIMVLSTVPDPENYLTFFMKIDKVKFKQKVVPGDTLIFKCDLITPIRRGICHMQGYAYANGKLCAEAELMAQISKVK, from the coding sequence ATGGCGATAGTTAGTACAGAAATTAAACAAAAAACCATTAAAAACGATGTGTCTTTAAATGGCGTTGGACTGCATACAGGTAATAATGTGTCCTTAACTTTTAAGTCTGCACCTGATAATTTCGGTTTCGCTTTTAAACGATTGGATTTAGAAGGTACACCTATAATAGAAGCAGATGCAAACTATGTTACAAATACCGAACGAGGTACTTGTTTAGAAAAAAATGGTGTTATTATTCAAACCTGCGAGCATGTACTAGCTGCTTTAGTAGGTTTAGATTTAGATAATGTTTTAATCGAATTAAGCGCTGCAGAACCACCAATTATGGATGGGTCTTCAAAGTTTTTTGTTGAAGCTTTAGAGAAAGCAGGTATTGTAGAACAAGACGAATGTAGAGAAGAATATGTCGTTACCGACGTTATTTCGTATATGAATGAAGAAACGGGAAGCGAAATTCTATTAATGCCAGCCAAAGAATATCAAGTAACTACCATGGTAGATTTTGGTACTAAAGTATTAGGTACTCAAAATGCAACCTTGAATCAGATTTCCGATTTTAAGACAACCATTGCAGATTCTAGAACATTTAGTTTTTTACACGAAATAGAAACGCTTTTAGAGCATGGCCTAATAAAAGGAGGCGATTTAAATAATGCTATTGTTTATGTAGATAAAGAATTATCTCCAGAAACTATGGAGAAATTAAAAGTCGCATTTAAAAAGGATAAGATTGCTGTGAAGCCAAATGGAATTTTAGACAATCTTACTTTGCATCATCCTAATGAAGCAGCTAGACATAAATTATTAGATGTAATTGGAGATTTAGCTTTAATAGGAACTCGTATTAGAGGTAAAATTATAGCAAATAAACCAGGACATTTTGTAAACACGCAGTTTGCTAAAAAAATGTCTAAAATTATTAAAAACGAAAGACGTACTAACGTTCCTAATGTCGATTTAAATCAGGAGCCTTTAATGGATGTTAATCAAATAATGAATATGTTGCCGCACAGACAACCGTTCTTATTAATTGACAAAATTTTCGAATTATCTGCTACAGGTGTAATTGGTATGAAAAACGTTACCATGAACGAACCTTTCTTTGCAGGTCACTTTCCAGGAGCACCTGTAATGCCAGGTGTGTTAATTGTAGAAGCAATGGCACAAACTGGAGGGATTATGGTATTAAGTACAGTTCCAGATCCTGAAAATTATTTAACTTTTTTCATGAAAATTGATAAAGTTAAGTTTAAGCAAAAAGTGGTTCCTGGCGATACCTTAATTTTTAAATGTGATTTAATAACACCAATCCGAAGAGGGATTTGCCATATGCAAGGGTATGCCTACGCTAATGGAAAATTATGTGCAGAAGCCGAATTAATGGCGCAAATTTCAAAAGTAAAATAA
- a CDS encoding carboxypeptidase-like regulatory domain-containing protein, with protein MKIIKFKFFCFLLLFFNLIHSQNSIKGIVQDSISKERIPYVSIKISGTNTGTITNENGEFFISNLQSEQNLGLNHISYKFKNLNFNNTSVDTSFVINLSPSIVELPEVYLNSLDINEIINKSYVNGFKNSNSKYKSDLFYRQLTTTNNLPSEFIEVFYHGEISTIRVEQMKLIQGRFAQKDREDKQSTPSITNFYYFSTVPIFQEEIYDVIFPLNQNYENIIIAL; from the coding sequence ATGAAAATAATCAAATTCAAATTTTTTTGTTTTTTACTTCTGTTCTTTAATTTAATACACTCCCAAAATAGTATTAAAGGCATAGTGCAGGATTCTATAAGTAAAGAACGGATACCGTACGTTTCAATTAAGATTTCTGGAACGAATACAGGTACAATTACTAATGAAAATGGTGAGTTTTTTATTTCCAATTTACAATCTGAACAAAATCTAGGGTTAAATCATATCTCTTATAAGTTTAAAAATTTAAATTTTAACAATACAAGCGTAGATACTTCCTTTGTGATTAATTTAAGTCCCAGTATTGTAGAACTCCCAGAAGTTTATTTAAATTCGTTGGATATAAATGAAATCATTAATAAATCGTATGTAAATGGATTTAAAAACTCTAATTCTAAATATAAATCAGATTTATTTTATCGACAATTGACCACTACAAATAATTTGCCATCAGAATTTATTGAAGTATTTTATCATGGGGAAATTTCTACTATTAGAGTTGAACAAATGAAATTAATTCAAGGCAGATTTGCTCAGAAAGATAGGGAAGATAAACAATCCACTCCAAGTATAACAAATTTCTATTATTTTTCAACTGTTCCAATATTTCAAGAAGAAATTTATGACGTTATTTTTCCTCTCAACCAGAATTATGAAAATATTATAATTGCACTTTGA
- the lpxA gene encoding acyl-ACP--UDP-N-acetylglucosamine O-acyltransferase encodes MNQPLAYVHPGAKIAKNVVIDPFTTIHNNVVIGEGTWIGSNVTIMEGARIGKNCNIFPGAVISAVPQDLKYNDEDTLTLIGDNVTIRECVTINRGTTDRMKTVIGDNCLIMAYCHIAHDCIVGRNCIFSNNSTLAGHITVGDYVVLAGMTAVHQFCSIGNHAFVTGGSLVRKDVPPFVKAAREPLSYVGINSVGLRRRGFSTDKIREVQDIYRVLYQKNYNNTQAVEIIEAEWEATPERDEILQFIRDSQRGIMKGYFKSN; translated from the coding sequence ATGAATCAACCATTAGCATACGTTCATCCTGGAGCTAAAATTGCAAAAAATGTAGTTATAGACCCATTTACAACTATTCATAATAATGTAGTAATAGGTGAGGGAACCTGGATAGGAAGTAACGTAACCATTATGGAAGGTGCTCGTATTGGAAAAAATTGTAATATTTTTCCAGGTGCCGTAATTTCTGCCGTTCCACAAGACCTTAAATATAACGACGAAGATACCTTAACACTTATTGGCGACAATGTTACTATTAGAGAATGTGTTACCATAAATAGAGGAACCACAGACCGGATGAAAACGGTAATTGGCGATAATTGTTTAATTATGGCCTATTGTCATATTGCACACGATTGTATTGTAGGGAGAAATTGTATTTTTTCTAACAACAGTACTTTAGCAGGACATATAACGGTTGGCGATTATGTTGTTTTAGCAGGAATGACAGCAGTGCATCAATTTTGTTCTATAGGGAACCATGCGTTTGTAACGGGTGGATCTTTAGTACGAAAAGATGTTCCGCCTTTTGTAAAAGCAGCTAGAGAACCATTATCGTATGTAGGAATCAATTCGGTAGGATTACGTAGACGTGGATTTTCAACAGACAAAATAAGAGAAGTGCAGGATATTTATCGTGTATTGTATCAAAAAAATTATAATAATACCCAAGCTGTAGAAATTATTGAAGCAGAATGGGAAGCAACTCCAGAACGCGATGAAATTCTTCAATTTATAAGAGATTCACAACGCGGAATTATGAAAGGATATTTCAAATCAAACTAA
- the lpxD gene encoding UDP-3-O-(3-hydroxymyristoyl)glucosamine N-acyltransferase, giving the protein MKFTAEQIAGILEGEVVGNPNVEVSTLSKIEEGIEGALTFLANPKYTSYIYTTKASITIVNNTFKPEHDINTTLIKVNDAYKAFSKLLEFYNSVKLSKEGIEQPSFISNSAKHGEHIYIGAFTYIGENVKLGDNVKLFPNTYIGDNVTIGNNTTIFAGSKVYSDCIIGNDCVIHSGCVIGADGFGFAPNELGEYEKVPQIGNVILEDFVDIGAGTTIDRATLGSTIVRRGVKLDNQIQIAHNVEIGKNTVIAAQTGIAGSTKIGENCQIGGQVGIVGHITIGNHVKIQAQSGINRNIKDYEVLQGSPAFNLGDFSKSYVHFKNLPKLVKELNEIEKNNGDS; this is encoded by the coding sequence ATGAAATTTACAGCAGAACAAATAGCAGGGATTTTAGAAGGAGAAGTGGTTGGTAATCCCAACGTAGAAGTTTCTACTTTATCTAAAATCGAAGAGGGTATTGAAGGTGCACTAACGTTTTTAGCAAATCCGAAATATACTTCATATATATATACAACAAAGGCATCTATTACGATTGTAAATAATACATTTAAGCCAGAACACGATATAAATACAACTCTAATAAAAGTGAATGATGCATACAAAGCATTTTCAAAATTATTAGAATTTTATAACTCTGTGAAATTAAGTAAAGAAGGGATAGAACAACCTTCGTTTATTTCAAATTCTGCTAAACATGGTGAACACATATATATAGGAGCATTTACATATATAGGAGAAAATGTAAAGTTAGGGGATAACGTAAAGTTGTTTCCAAACACCTATATAGGCGACAATGTAACGATAGGAAATAATACTACCATTTTTGCGGGATCTAAAGTGTATTCGGATTGTATTATAGGAAACGATTGTGTAATTCATTCCGGTTGCGTTATAGGTGCAGATGGTTTTGGATTTGCTCCAAATGAATTAGGTGAATATGAAAAAGTACCACAAATAGGAAATGTTATCTTAGAAGATTTCGTAGATATTGGTGCTGGTACAACTATAGATAGAGCTACATTAGGCTCTACAATTGTTAGACGTGGTGTGAAATTGGATAATCAAATTCAAATAGCACATAATGTTGAAATTGGAAAAAACACCGTTATTGCTGCACAAACGGGAATAGCAGGTTCTACCAAAATAGGCGAAAATTGTCAAATTGGTGGACAAGTTGGAATTGTTGGACATATTACAATTGGTAATCATGTTAAAATTCAGGCCCAATCTGGTATCAATAGAAATATAAAAGATTACGAAGTGCTTCAAGGCTCGCCCGCATTTAATTTGGGAGATTTTAGTAAATCTTATGTGCACTTTAAAAATTTGCCTAAACTAGTTAAAGAATTAAACGAAATAGAAAAAAATAATGGCGATAGTTAG
- the efp gene encoding elongation factor P: MATTSDIRNGLCIRYNHDIFKVIEFLHVKPGKGPAFVRTKLKSVTTGKVIDNTFSAGHKLEDVRVETHKFQYLYPEGDLYHFMNVEDYNQITLNVNALDNPGLLKEGEVVTVLINSEDNAPLSVDMPASVILEVTATEPGVKGNTATNATKPATVETGATINVPLFINEGDKIKVETDKGTYKERVKE; the protein is encoded by the coding sequence ATGGCAACAACATCAGATATTAGAAACGGATTATGTATAAGATATAATCATGATATTTTTAAAGTAATTGAATTTTTACACGTTAAACCAGGAAAAGGGCCAGCGTTTGTAAGAACAAAATTAAAGAGTGTAACTACTGGTAAAGTTATAGATAATACATTTTCAGCAGGTCATAAATTAGAAGATGTACGTGTAGAAACGCATAAATTTCAATATTTATATCCAGAAGGTGATTTATATCACTTTATGAATGTAGAAGATTACAATCAAATTACTCTAAACGTAAACGCTTTAGATAATCCTGGCTTATTAAAAGAAGGTGAAGTGGTTACGGTTTTAATCAACTCTGAAGATAATGCACCACTTTCTGTAGATATGCCTGCAAGTGTTATTTTAGAAGTAACTGCTACAGAACCAGGAGTGAAAGGAAATACGGCGACAAATGCCACTAAACCTGCAACTGTAGAAACTGGAGCAACTATAAATGTACCTTTATTTATTAATGAAGGAGACAAAATTAAAGTTGAAACAGATAAAGGGACTTACAAAGAAAGAGTTAAAGAATAG
- the sucD gene encoding succinate--CoA ligase subunit alpha — translation MSVLVNKNSKIIVQGFTGSEGTFHAGQMIEYGTNVVGGVTPGKGGQTHLDKPVFNTVKDAVEQVGADTTIIFVPPAFAADAIMEAADAGIKVIITITEGIPVADMIKASDYIKGKDCRLIGPNCPGVITPGEAKVGIMPGFVFKKGNVGIVSKSGTLTYEAADQVVKQGLGITTAIGIGGDPIIGTTTKEAVELLINDPETEAVVMIGEIGGQLEADAAKWYKESGSKKPVIGFIAGETAPAGRTMGHAGAIVGGSDDTAQAKKAIMKECGIHVVDSPAEIGKKVAEVLG, via the coding sequence ATGAGCGTTTTAGTAAACAAAAATTCAAAAATAATAGTTCAAGGATTTACTGGTAGTGAAGGGACTTTTCACGCCGGACAAATGATTGAATACGGAACAAATGTAGTAGGTGGAGTAACCCCTGGAAAAGGTGGTCAAACACATTTAGACAAACCAGTTTTCAATACAGTAAAAGATGCTGTAGAACAAGTAGGGGCAGATACCACTATCATTTTTGTACCACCAGCTTTTGCTGCTGATGCTATTATGGAAGCTGCAGATGCGGGTATAAAAGTAATTATTACAATTACAGAAGGTATTCCAGTTGCAGATATGATTAAAGCTTCAGATTATATTAAAGGTAAAGATTGCCGTTTAATTGGTCCTAACTGCCCAGGTGTAATTACGCCAGGTGAAGCTAAGGTTGGAATTATGCCAGGATTTGTATTTAAAAAAGGGAATGTAGGTATTGTTTCTAAATCGGGTACATTAACTTACGAAGCTGCAGACCAAGTTGTAAAACAAGGTTTAGGTATTACTACAGCTATTGGTATTGGAGGAGATCCAATTATTGGAACAACTACTAAAGAAGCTGTAGAACTTTTAATTAACGACCCAGAAACTGAAGCTGTTGTAATGATAGGTGAAATTGGAGGTCAGTTAGAAGCAGATGCTGCAAAATGGTATAAAGAAAGTGGTTCTAAAAAACCAGTTATTGGATTTATTGCTGGTGAAACAGCTCCTGCTGGACGTACTATGGGACATGCTGGTGCTATTGTTGGTGGAAGTGATGATACGGCTCAAGCTAAAAAAGCAATCATGAAAGAGTGCGGTATTCACGTTGTAGATTCTCCTGCAGAAATTGGTAAAAAAGTTGCTGAAGTATTAGGGTAA